A window of Rhododendron vialii isolate Sample 1 chromosome 13a, ASM3025357v1 contains these coding sequences:
- the LOC131314341 gene encoding uncharacterized protein LOC131314341, with protein MSSLTIFVPPAVATGRVYRATAAKGGSEEKGFFDWIIGGMLKEDQMLETDPILKKVEEKNDGGRKSTVAVPPKKKDGGGFGGFGGLFAKNEK; from the coding sequence ATGTCTTCATTGACCATTTTTGTTCCGCCGGCGGTGGCCACTGGAAGAGTGTACCGTGCCACAGCGGCAAAGGGCGGGAGCGAGGAGAAAGGGTTCTTTGACTGGATAATTGGTGGGATGCTGAAGGAAGATCAGATGCTGGAGACTGACCCAATCCTGAAGAAGGTGGAGGAGAAGAATGACGGCGGCCGTAAAAGCACGGTCGCTGTCCCTCCCAAGAAGAAGGATGGCGGCGGCTTCGGTGGCTTTGGAGGCCTTTTCGCCAAGAATGAAAAGTGA